AGAATTTAATCCACTAAGTGTGTCAAAATTTATGCTTCCATGTGAAACAGTTTCGGATGTAGCATCAGAGGAACTAAGTGTTTTACTTTTAGTTTCTCCAGTAGctgtatttatacaaatttcatgTGGAACTGATGAAGGACAACATACAAGTTTGCCAGGATAAGCTGGTGTAACTTTagttttttctattatttttccaCTATTAGGTTCTATTGGAAGAGGATAACACAAATCACCAATTGGAGGAAACctacaaataaaaatttaagatGGAAATTCTTATATACTTTCTGGTTATTAtattatctatttaaaaaataaagataaatataccTTGGTGCAACATTGCCATTGGAATTCACAGAATCCTCAACATCCAAAGTTTCTATATTTTGCTTATTACAACTACAACTGCTGTCATTACATCCAATGCTTTCACTTTGTGTATTTGGATTTTTGTCACATCCACAGGTGTTACCATTACTGTTACAAGGACTGGAGTTGCTCTCACTTTCTGAGTTGGAACAACCTGTTTGGATATTCTTTACAGTTGCAGCATCCTTGATTTCTTCTGCTGGCACAAAATGTGTAGGTTTTGGTAATTTTGTAGCTTTCACAACGACTTCGCTTTGAGTACAAGGATTTGAACCTAAAAGTGATAgaatttaatgaataattttaaataaaagaaattaaattacacCATAagcattaatttttataattgaataCCTTCCCCCAAACCTCCGCATGTACATCCTTGGCTTTGAGCCTGAAGTATCAAGCACGCTATTGTTAGGACGAAAAGAGCGCTCAACACTGAAGACTTCATATTAATGACTTCCGTTCTGTCTCATTCTTAATTGTGAAGACTTTATATACACGAAAAAGATCTGAATTCAAAGATACTTTACGCAATTCGATAGCATATTGTAGTTcctgttatttttaaaaatatcctaAAAACTTCCCGTATTTTTAAATGTGGAGTTAAATTTCTTTTGTACATAGTAAACAACTTGTTTAAGTTTTGATGTAAACGTAAATGAATATATGCCTGTACTGGTTATAATTTACATCAcaataaaatatgtttaatgAATTGAACGTTGGACGTGATAATTCGATGAATCGGTACTTCCGCATTATTTCCATGTTATCGTTTATATACACGGCgtgggaaaaaggaaaagaaacatGTACTTTCATGATTTTAGTTCTTTTTGGTATCAATGACATGTTATTTTTTgatgaatattttattgtaaaatataaattttgtaatttagaCAATGAATACTTATAAATGAACATTTGATAATTAAtcatgtaataatataatatatatatattatattattatgttataatataatattatataatatatattataatgtgatattatatttataatatatatattataaaataatatatttatatattatttatttatacagcTATATACAATATAGTACACCTTCTTATATCTCACTTATTAAAGAAATCAGCTGCCCTTTGCCTTTGAAGAGGCAGATTAAGTAAATTATCGGTAAGAACAGGACCTTGACATCGCATACTATTGTTTTTTAGTTCAAGGTGATTTTCAGGTTTTGAAACTGTATTTATTCGTGGAGTGCTGGGTGTTCTGATACCTATCGATGGTGTCCTTGAGGATAATGCTCTTCTTGGAGATGGTGTACTTGCAATTCGAAGTTTTTGGGTAGCTAATCTTCTAGCTGCTGGAGACATAGTACTCAAACGATCTATTGTTGACCTTGGTGATGGGCTACACAaagaaaagatgaaataaaaaaagagatattttatatagatgTTATAAACAACTATGCAAGtggtacaaaaatatttacgttGCTAACGATTTTCTGGCTGCTTCTAAAGCTTTGTTTTTTCTATCTCTATGCCTTTCACCAGCTTTCTCTGCTAGTTGCAATGCAAGCTGCTCTCTTTTTGGAGGTTCTGCCATTCTAAATGATGGTCCTTGACTTGTTCTCAATAAAGGTGTATCTCCCCCATCTAATCTAAATGGTGTACCTTCTATTTGACCCCATGTCATTAAAGGACTTTCACATTCTCCAGGTCTTGGACTTGGAGTTGCTACAAAGCTAAATCCGTTTACTCTGGGTGTTGGATTCCTCACAATTTCTTTGCCATCAACTCCAATTTTTCCATCATTGGCTTTTGATTGATTTTTTGCTAATTCATTAATAGTTTCTTTATTTTGTTGTTCATTGAAAGGGTTAGTTCGAAGTCTTGTATTTTCATGTATTACCAGTTGCTTTTTCTTGGCTAAATCTATCCTTTCATCAGGAGTTAATTCAACTCCATCAGgaacatacataatataatttttattttgataattcCAACTATCTAACTGATTAGGCTTGTCATTACTACCTTCAATAGCCAATGTACCTGAAGATTTGGCATTTGTTAGTGCTTTACAATTCTCTTCAGCTTCATAAAGCCATGCATATTTCAACCTTAATTTTTTTTCAGCCTCAATCATCATCTCTTCGAAACTTGCATTGTCTTCACTTGTGTGTATACTTAAATATGCATCTAATCCTGTTGTAGGTTCTgttttgtctttttcttttgtatctgTATTAGCAGGTATATCTTTTGGCACTTTTGTAGATTTAAACTGCTCATCTTCAGACTCAATTTTGTTCATAGGTGTTTCAAATGTAGCTGGACTAGCAGGTCTTTCAGTTGTTGGTCTTCCTGAActatatttttcatacaattctcTCATCCTCTTTACATCGTTTTGTTCTAATGCATCTAAATATTGATTTTGTGCTTGAAGTTTATCTAAATGTGGAAAAAAGTCCCTCTGAATAATTTCCcccattttttttatatatgtatcttcATCTAAAATTTTTGGTTGtagttttttatatttttttgctACACCTAATGGTTTTTTAAACACTGCTagatctttcatatttttagCTACTTCCAAAGCTTGGGATCCTGGAGAATCCATTGTTAAACCTAAAAAACAATACATTGTAATacttaaaacaaaaaaataacaaatatggaCAGTTGGAAGTagttaataaaaatgtatatactaAAAGTAATATATCATATAGGTTAAACAATTGACACTCACGTTTTAAAAAAGTAAGGTTAAGTGATGAAACGCTTCTTGaatgtttttatttctttatgccagtattatatttttattttatattcattttgAACAAGCTATTGATAACCGTCATAAGCGTATTACAATTTTTCTTACAACCGCGAATCTATACACAAAGTATGCACAAAACTTTGAAGAAAAACACAATATACACAACAATTATATCTAACCAACGAATGGCAATACATCCTTCAACCATGTCATGTGGCGCCATTATATGTCTACAATTAGGATTTACTAAATCTGACTAAACTAATTTGAGATTTAATTAACTTTGTCCCaatattgttaatattttattattatcttattatcaTACATTTTACACAATAGTGTGTAATTTGTGAATGTAAAAAATTTTAGATGTAATAACTAAAACGTTAAAAAAAATAGTATGTGGTTGGTTCTCttatttgaattaaaaattatacaaatacatTAATTTGCGCAAAAAGGAAAATGGACAGAATAATAAATCATTAAAAGGTAATTGACATATTGTTGTATTATAAAATGATATAGGCTAAATGTACTTTCAAATATCTCAAATAAAAGCAACAATCTATTTGTagtatttttgaaataaataacttTCGATCTACGTAGGCATAAAATTGACAACAAGTTTCGATGAAATATGAGTATAGTATGGTATTTGTAGAGTAAATGTAATAGGACTGAGAAAATTCGCTTTCACATTATAAATAAGAACTCAAAGAAAAAGTCAGAATCGTTCGATGTCATTGCAACACGCAATGCAGCCGAGTGAGTAATTAGCGCAGAATAGAAGTTCAATGGGGTGATCGACACACCGCGCAAACACGGCCCTGGTTTTGGCCACTCAGTAAGTAGTCGAAGTGATATTTTGGTCGAGCTGGGACAGTGGGATGGGATATGATTGCCTTCTCGTATTGCCGTGGCTTGAGACATGGACTCtcggaagaaaagaggaagagagaccGAGCAAAATGATCCGAGAGGTTCCGAGGTGTTGGAAAGGCACGATGAAAGACATATGAGGATTCCAGCGGCGAGATAGGATATGCCTGCCGACTATGTTACAGCGAAAATCTTTTGAGGTTCACCTTATGCGTACTACTCCTCTTTTACTGTAGTTTTTTCGCAGAATTGACAAGTATCGAATAGTGCCGAGAGAATTCTGTAAAAACATTGACTCATTCATTTATTTGAATAGCATTAGTGTAATTGATCATGATTTTATGTCATATTAATtgttatacaaaattttataaatagaatacacacacacacacacacacacacacacacacacacacacacacacacatatatatatatatatatatatatatatatatatatatatatagatgaaGACACATTTCAGCTATAAAATAACGAAAGCTCACGAAGTTTAACATAAAGCTTAAACGAAAGATTGAGATTCTTCGAAAGTTTGTGGAGCACGTGGTTCTGTCAACTTCGTACGTAAGAAAGACGTCCCTCTATTTACGACATAAGGTAAACTTCTTTTAGGTCTCGCAGTTCACGGTCAGTGTCTGTCTTCGGGTACTTCGCTTGCTTGGACAGTTTTCATGGCGCTAACAGATATGTCCGTCTTTCTTCCTGTTTTCTTCCTACCATgcatatttcaataaaattcatttttatcaagGATACGGTTTAGGAAGCAATGCGTGTGtcgaaaaaagggaagaaaaatttGGAACATTTGCAACATTTTGGCACGAAGTTAAATTTACGATGAAATCcaattttaaatcatatttgtTCCAAGTCACCTGTCGTCGTGCAATTAAGAAGGATGAGTCGACAAGCGGCCGATTTTATTGTTGCTAATAAGACTCGAGCACAAGCTAACGACGATGCTCGTTACTTTTTCAATGTCAATTATATGCTGTATTTGATGCTTAATTTCGGTTACCGTGCAAtgaatttcttcttttagaTTTTGAAttcaaaaatacatttttttgtaAATTAAGACTATAACTTTAATATTGGGTTGAACAATAGAATCACtgttttaatgtaatatatataaaaaattgacAAATTGGTTTGAAAAAGTACAAGAACTGTTAAACCgagttttcaagatttcaataCTTAAATAAAACGCGAGTCACATGGAGCAAAAGAAGGGCGGTGACGACGAAGAAATTTAAGAAGTAGACAGAGACGAAGGTTGCAGACGTAAAGCATAAACAGTCGAGGTGCGATTTGACGCGCACTCGGACCATCCAAGGCACATCTCGCTCGCTGAACGTATGCTTTAAGAATCTCGAAGAAGCGACCAGCCCGATGGCTGGAATCTGTAAATCTGTCATTGCAGCCATATTCGTGTGGCTGGTACCGCAGGATATGAACTTCTGCTCGTCGTATACGCCACCGTCGTACGAGACACTAGATCTACACGCTTCTCTTCTTTTGAGAGCTTTGCACCGAAACGGAAACCTCTCCCTATCTCTCGAAATAACAAATgttctttttgtttttcataAAATTGACAAAACCCCTGGGAAAGTATTTCCTTCTATTCTCTTCAAGTATTTCAAGATCACAAAGagagaattttataattatagttaTTTCTTATTCGTTAACGTAAGCTTATTCGTCCCGCTTAATGTATGAACTAATCTTCATTTTTGTCGAAATATTATGAAGAAAGGCTTGAAAACCAATGAAAGAACTATGTATCAAAAAATTCAACCATTGTTCATTCATCTACACTATTCAGGAGCTTTCATCTTTTTTGTGTTCCAGAGGCTGGTTGAAAGTAAAGCGCAGTTCTTGTTGAAGGTTTAAAAACCGTTTGGTTATATCAAACTGCATGGAAACTATAAAAGCCCTGGCAGTCGTTGCACGTATACGCAGTATTCCCTCTGGTAGCTAGCGATGACGGATTCATAGCCCGTGGGATAACGCAAGACCTCACCCCAAGATGTTTCGGTTTACGGATGCACGCTCTTCCTTGCTTTTTCTTCCTATTTCTcgcctttttttcttctatctACTGAGCGATTCATTTGTCGGTCTTTGATCCGAGACCAACAAGCTACTACCGGAAAATTAGCGAAATTTATTAAGCAGTCGCTTTCTCTAGACTGCTGTCTGTCATTTTATTCTCCTTATTTCTAGCGCAACCTGTCGTTTCATCTTATACGGGATATCATTCAGTGGATAGAATCTTTGTTCAAAGATACCGTATTTGGGTGGTCGAAGGATAAGTGACAAATTCCAGATGCTTCGTTGGgagtcttttctttctttttttaagatAGAACGCAAAATTTATATAGATTCATGAATATTGAAGTAATTATCATTTTACAGATATTTCTGTTCGATCCTCCACTTTCTATCTTCtatgattatttattaaaaaaatctttGTTTTTTTTAGACATATTCATAGCTATACTTATTAACCGATGAATTATCATTATAACGTCGCCGGTGTCCCGCTTATCGAGAAAGGCGTCCTTTCAAGTTTCTGAAAGGTAGATCTTCGAGAACAGCTGGTTCTCGCGAACAGCGGTGCCACCAGCAGCGCAATGTCAACTAACCCCGTCAAGGGTTAGGGGTTAACTTCCACGGGACTAGTACCTACGAGGAAGATGAAAGAATGAGCGAAGATAGGCCGACGGCCGCCCCTTTTTATTACCGGCGCCGTCACGCGTCACCGATAAGCGCGGTCTCTCTGTAGATGAAAAGTCTATGCTTGCACCGGTTCTCTCGAAACATGAGATTTCATCTTCCCTTCTTTACTTCTGCTTTTGCCATCTCCAGTTGAGagaaagtttcattttttatggaCATGTGTCGAAAATCTTGGAACACGATCTGCTTCTTTTCAACAAGGAGTAATAGAAACGTGTTAAGAATGTAACAACTGGCTGATCATCTGTTTCTTTATGTTTTACTCTGGCTAGAAAGGAGCATTGGGTTAAAAATCAAAGAAAGAAACTGCAAAGGTACAAATTGATACACACACATTCAAAATTAATGCAATAtcaatttgaataataatagtTACTTCGCTCGTTTCAATCCAGGTTTCTGctcttatttttattcattgCGGAAACATGTGCGGGTCATGAATGACTGCAAAACGTTTTGTGAATGCACGAGGGAAGATGTTCACCGAGAGTCATTAAGGATACGGTATATAATATGTTTACACAACGAGGTTCTTCGCGTCGCCATCAATCATGGTGCACGTCGGTCCATCCGTTTTTCTACGCTTAGGAACCGACAGACTGAGACGCTCAAATTCTATGCTACTTCGCTTTGTTGGCATTAGATTGTCATTTCTAACAGTCCCGATGTCAAGTCGTGTACATACTACGTTTATGTGAACGTTTGGTAAAACAATTCGAGCAAACATTTGAAAACTTCTTTGACAAATTTTGAAAAGAGCAGTTCGAGAAAAAATGTTCACTTATATACGCGTCATTGGACCACAAGGAAATCACGGGAAAAGGAATTCGTAAGAGGTTGTGAAA
The Bombus vancouverensis nearcticus chromosome 6, iyBomVanc1_principal, whole genome shotgun sequence DNA segment above includes these coding regions:
- the LOC117155801 gene encoding uncharacterized protein LOC117155801, translated to MDSPGSQALEVAKNMKDLAVFKKPLGVAKKYKKLQPKILDEDTYIKKMGEIIQRDFFPHLDKLQAQNQYLDALEQNDVKRMRELYEKYSSGRPTTERPASPATFETPMNKIESEDEQFKSTKVPKDIPANTDTKEKDKTEPTTGLDAYLSIHTSEDNASFEEMMIEAEKKLRLKYAWLYEAEENCKALTNAKSSGTLAIEGSNDKPNQLDSWNYQNKNYIMYVPDGVELTPDERIDLAKKKQLVIHENTRLRTNPFNEQQNKETINELAKNQSKANDGKIGVDGKEIVRNPTPRVNGFSFVATPSPRPGECESPLMTWGQIEGTPFRLDGGDTPLLRTSQGPSFRMAEPPKREQLALQLAEKAGERHRDRKNKALEAARKSLATPSPRSTIDRLSTMSPAARRLATQKLRIASTPSPRRALSSRTPSIGIRTPSTPRINTVSKPENHLELKNNSMRCQGPVLTDNLLNLPLQRQRAADFFNKLQAYIHLRLHQNLNKLFTMYKRNLTPHLKIREVFRIFLKITGTTICYRIATEVINMKSSVLSALFVLTIACLILQAQSQGCTCGGLGEGSNPCTQSEVVVKATKLPKPTHFVPAEEIKDAATVKNIQTGCSNSESESNSSPCNSNGNTCGCDKNPNTQSESIGCNDSSCSCNKQNIETLDVEDSVNSNGNVAPRFPPIGDLCYPLPIEPNSGKIIEKTKVTPAYPGKLVCCPSSVPHEICINTATGETKSKTLSSSDATSETVSHGSINFDTLSGLNSAIYNLPLVYAHLNNENTQKQYSKMSMSSSSSDCFDDATGETQEHNSAPAIPADAVSLTLAYKNLRAPNVIYRQGKQFVPEDKLSFGHRTVPVDVKSESQIPDIAEEKLVTVNKPIVELKIAPQKTVVIGTYDEQEEAKLAELEAVERESITQEETSDQESLITYKDLGYAPIDATYTNTKPVSYSQGISSGKIDDSEEEACGPLGPSIPGYIPGKIIVQEKFIDDSFSNSESRSCPT